The Desulfobulbus propionicus DSM 2032 DNA segment TTTGTTGTTTGAGACCTCGGTAAACCCTCCGGTCACCATCAAATATTTGGTCACACGGTCTTTCTTGAAGCTCAAGGTACCGGTTTTGATGGTACTTAAAAAAGGAGCATGATTGGCAAGTACACCAAACTCACCACCCACGCCGGGCGCAGTGACGATATCAACCTCTTCACTAACAACCGCTCCGTTCGGGGTTACAACTTCCAATTGAATTTGTGCCATTGCTCGTACCTCAGATCAGAAAAAAGGATCAAGCTTTAGCCCGTTGCGTAGCGGCTTTCTCAACGGCCTCTTCGATGCTGCCGACCATGTAGAAGGCGGTCTCGGGCAGGTCGTCATGTTTGCCGTCAAGGATTTCCTTGAAACCACGTACGGTATCCTCAACCTTGCAGTATTTGCCAGGGAAGCCGGTGAAGACCTCGGCCACATGG contains these protein-coding regions:
- a CDS encoding F0F1 ATP synthase subunit epsilon produces the protein MAQIQLEVVTPNGAVVSEEVDIVTAPGVGGEFGVLANHAPFLSTIKTGTLSFKKDRVTKYLMVTGGFTEVSNNKITFLVESAEFGNEIDVDRALRAKERAEKRLTQTQQATEKINRVRAEAALQRAMARLRTAELARH